Genomic segment of Apium graveolens cultivar Ventura chromosome 7, ASM990537v1, whole genome shotgun sequence:
CTAGGATCTGGTGTGTTTAATTAAAACTGATATTGTCAAAGATACATTACAGCATAAACTTGCATTCATATTACAAGCCTTAGTGACAGTGAGTTAATTAATCTCTGTTTATCAGTTAAAAGGACCATATTGGCAAGTGGAAACTGGGCGAAGAGATGGAAGAGTGTCGATGATAGATGAAGCTTTAACAAACTTGCCATCTTCAATGGACAACATAACTACATTGCTACAGCGTTGGCATCAAAAAGGTTTGAGTAGAAAAGACCTTGTTGTGTTATCAGGTAATAGAATAAACTCGAACAACATTGCAGAATCATATACAACTACGACATAAAGCTAAGTTGAATATTGCGCAAACCTTAGACCTTGTAAATTGAATATATAGGTGCCCATACAATTGGAACTTCACACTGCAATGCATTCGCTAATCGTCTATACAACTTCACTGGCAAGGGCGACACAGATCCAAGTTTGGATTCTAACTACATAGTTAAGTTGAAGGAGAAATGTAAAGCTGATGATCAGACCACACTAGTAGAGATGGATCCGGGAAGTTATAAAACATTTGATAAACATTATTATACCCTTGTTTCGAAGAGAAGGGGACTTTTTCAATCTGATGCTGCCCTACTTGATGACCCTAACACAAGGACATATGTCAAACATCAAGTTTATCACTTGAAATCAAATTTCTTCGAGGATTTTGGTGTTTCTATGGTAAAAATGGGAAGGGTTCAAGTTCTTACAGGAAGCGCCGGTGAAATTAGAAAAGTCTGCTCCAGGGTCAACTAATATGCAGTATGTTTCTGTTTGTTTGTGTGTGTTTGTCTGAGAAATTAAGAGAGAAAAAAGACCGATTTGATTTTGATTCCCACCCTCCCGTGTTTTAATACAATAAGACTGTTCTCTTCTACTTTTGGAAATGATCAAGTATTAATATGCCTGTGTTTTTACTACATATCTATGTTTTTCTTAATCATCGATATATTACATGCACAAATCTCGTATCATACATTTCATCACCACCTGAGATTTTGTGAGACTTTTCATGCACATTTTGTCTATCACTAAAACTCGACCTTCCAACCTCCCACGTAAAGAAAAGAATTAATATTGCCCCGGAAGAGAGAACTTGTACCACTGAAACTCTGAAACAATGCTCCTTCATCTTATAATATATCAATTATATGTATTTATATACTTCAAATATGAGTCATACATTAACTATATGTAtctatttaattcaaaaattataatagCTTACAGCACACTTGGTTCATCGCCTCGTGTTTATTGCCAGACTCTTTTCTACATGTTTTTCCCACTCTTTTAAGCCACTTGCTGACATATTCTTGTCAGGATTTGTAGACCATATATATATTGATACTTCCTCCGTCCCGTAATACATTTCCTATATTGACTTCGGACACTATTCGTGTTAAGCGATTGACTATGAATTTATatctaatctataagatcaaatatagtcatgagtgatctcgttggattcgtatttatgagtactttaatacaatgaagtttttatatttaatactaatacgaaattaaaaatattaacaatcaaaagtgtgcattgacaaacgtgtccaacacaaataaGAAAAGTTTTTAGGGACGGAAGGAGTAAGTTTTAGCAAGATAACTATATAATGAATGTGATGTGACGTACTAGGGAGCAAAAAAATCAATTTCAAAATATGTAAGAAAACCTGGGTGCATATTGAAACCTAACAAAAACCACAATTTTTCATGTAATGCTAAAAAATATGAAATACTTTACAGTGTTATAGCATATATGTCAAATAGTTGTTTCAACCTGTATGTCAATCCAAATTCAAATACCCCAATAATGATTAGAAACTAGGTCATCTTGTATACCACTTTAGTTTTTAGGCCTGAGGAATTTGTGAAACTGAAATCTTAAATGGGTAGAATGGCTAATCAGGATCTCAAGACATATGTTATGCAGATACTTTTAAACACAATTACAATCAATGACTCCAAAATTACACAAAAAGATTCAATAAAGGATGATTCACCATTCTCACCACATAATAATACAGCACAAGTAGCTATGACAAAGCAAATTTATTCCAAAGTTCTCACAGCGATCAATCTTAAGTTACCATACAGAGCCTGTAAAATATAAGAGAACTGACTTGTCCAACGCTGACCACTATTTACCGGCATTTAAGTGGCTTTTAGAACTTCAATCTCAAATATCAACACCGAGTTAGGCTTAATACCCCACGCTGGGAATCCACTAGCTCCATAAGCGTAGTCAGGAGAGCACTGTAAAAACGTTcaaaaataatatacaaattaTAAAAGTAAGAAGATACAAAACCGACAGATGGTATTGAATTTACTTATCTAGTCTACCATTTAATCCATTAGTTAACAATAATTACAAATGGAATTTAAATCCCCACCACTAGGAATAGATATAGACAATGGATTTTGAATTAAAGTGATGACAAAGAATTAATTGCTTTGTGAATGTGAATATGAATGGAAAAGATTAATAAAGATACATATATTACCGTCAGTCTAGCAACTTCGCCTACTTGCATTCCCAGCACACCTTCATCCCATCCTGTAAAATGAAATAACTTATTAGAACCGATATGATCAGAACGACCAGGGAACAAAATGTATCTATAAAAGACAGGATGCaatgaaataaattataaatCATTTTCTACAATAatactaattattattattattatagttataattataattataattataattataattataattataatgaTAATAACTAAAAAGTTCGGTGGACGTCTCAACTCTCAAAACTCAAGCTTAGTTTAAATTAAACACATTATGGATTCGTTCATTCCTACTGCACGTCAAAGTTAATTATTTAGCTCTTACCCAAcaaatcagttaattatatttccGAACAAATCACTGAAGGCGTAGAAGTTGTTGAAGAGGTATATAACCAATCATATATGCATGTGTTCATAAAGCTACAACCTCCAATAATATCTACTGCATTTTAAGGCCATGTTTATTTCATGGGATTATAATCCAGGGATAGTGATCCGGGGATAACTAATCCTATCAGTTTTAATCTCATGGATTTAAATAATCTTATACCATGTTTGTTTGGAAGGATTAAGTTTAGGATTGAACTACAATCCTTTAACATTTTATCCTATGTTTGTTTTGAGAGATAGTTATTGATATTGGAATTTAGTCCTTTACATTTTGCAATCCTATGTTTGTTTCACATGGGATAATAATGAGAAAATTACAATTCTTTAAAAATTGACTTGTTAGAGGGGATAAAACAATATCACCCCTACCAAATAGTAGAGGGGATTATAATTGTCTCATCTACTCCAACAAAACAAACATGGGATAAGataatttaaaggattataatccttGAATAAGTCTTCACTAAATTTTACAAAACAAATATGAGATTGAAAAATTTAAAGGATTATAGTCCTATCCCATACTTAATAACATGAAACAAACATGACCTAAAAATATTAATCATAACCAATCACCTAAGGCTCATTAAGTTATGATCCAAAACCAAAAAACTTATCAACTAAAACTGCCAACAGAAGTCGGAACAAAGAACAAAAAACAGACAAGATTCATAGGTGAACCTATGAAACAATTTAATTACTTGTATTAAACATACGACATCTATCACCCATAATACGCTAGTAATCACTACAATGAAAAAATAAGCACTTCATACTGGTAAGGGCTCTAAGGGCTCTATAGGTCAATAAATTGACAGTTTGCGTCAAAATAACACCACAAAGCAGTCCTTTTCAAATTAAGCATTTTCATATTAAGCAAAAGGAAAGGAATGGACGAAGGTTTACTAACCTTTGATGACATTTCCTTGGCCAATCTTGAAGGAAAAAGGCTTCTGGCCTGGATCCTTTGTACTAAAAAATATATGTGAACATCGAACAAAAATGAGAGAGATAATACAAATTTTCATACTAAGGCAAGACATGTAGTTGGGTAAAATTACTCAAACAATCACACCCTAACTGCTCAAAAATAATAAATTGAAGACGCCAAAAcgaaaaactaaaaaaaaatatgacaagtGACTTGTCACAAAATTACACAAAATTACAGATCCTATCTTTCAAATCCAACCAATGACATGATTATAACATATCCCGGCTCACTAACTCTGTCAACAAATTTGTTTGTACACAATTATCATCCTAAACAAAATCAAATGAAAAAATCGAACTCCAAAAACGTTAACACTCACCTCCAAAACTTTTTAGACAAATCTGCGTTTTTACCTGAACAAcaataaatttttattataataatGACATCAGCAGCTACAATACAAAATTCGATACCAAGGGTTTTAAAAAGAAAGAACTAACCAAAACCAGTGCAGTGAACTTCGACAGTTTGACCAGGAACCGGCTTAGGTCCGGTTCCTGCTTGGAGAACTTCCTTTTCCACACCCATTATTACAAACTTCAACAAATATCAAGTATCACAAACTATAATGATACAAACAATAAACACATTATTCATTTATTGAGATTAAAAATACGACAACACATTATTTATTTATCGCGATTAAATATACGATAACCCGAAAAATAATAGATTATCGAAAGTTACTCCGGTATTCATCTATCGAGATTCAATTATACAAATATAAAGTAATTCTTGATTCTAGCTAATTCAGgattataataaattaaatcaaaaaaataatgAAGAATAAACTGGATAGTGGTGGAGATAGATTGCGTACCTGAACTTAGTGAGTAAACCCTAGCGAGATTTTACAGAGTTGAAGGGAAATTAAGAGCGAGTGTGtgttattttaaagtcaaattgGGTAATTATTAGTGGCCCCCCTCGGCCCATTACATATTTTAGTGGACTGTTGCTTATAAAAGTTGAAATTATATtcttatatttaaattttatgttaaaaatatttatagtGAAAGCAAATATTGGAGAATATAATTATTGACAACTACGAATATGCTTTTGCATTATCAAAGGGTAGAGATGAAATGAAAATTTATTATAGCTGAGTTCTAAAATTTCCTTTAAAAAATACTCAACTttctaataaaataaaataaacgttTTAGACATGCGAACTTTACTTGggtaattattatttatttgtaatttttttaactTTTCAAGTATTGTTTCTTTAAAATATATAACGATTACTTGTTGGAGAGACCTACGATTTATTTATGGGGTTAGCAAGAAAATTTAAGATTTTGAATAGAAATCAGTAGCTATTAAGTTTGTAAATAGAAATTTGGGTATAATTTATAAAAAGGCTTGAATTCGGTGATAAAGTGATGTATATTTCATTTTTA
This window contains:
- the LOC141672591 gene encoding peroxidase 27-like, yielding MKMAASKSSLIGLFQLILSSFLFCLANGQGLKVGFYEKTCPTAEAIVKETMDQVMAVAPSLGAPLLRLHFHDCFVRGCEGSVLLNSTRNNQAEKDSFPDLSLRGFQIIDRAKLAVEKACPGVVSCADIVALAARDATVALKGPYWQVETGRRDGRVSMIDEALTNLPSSMDNITTLLQRWHQKGLSRKDLVVLSGAHTIGTSHCNAFANRLYNFTGKGDTDPSLDSNYIVKLKEKCKADDQTTLVEMDPGSYKTFDKHYYTLVSKRRGLFQSDAALLDDPNTRTYVKHQVYHLKSNFFEDFGVSMVKMGRVQVLTGSAGEIRKVCSRVN
- the LOC141673102 gene encoding peptidyl-prolyl cis-trans isomerase FKBP12 → MGVEKEVLQAGTGPKPVPGQTVEVHCTGFGKNADLSKKFWSTKDPGQKPFSFKIGQGNVIKGWDEGVLGMQVGEVARLTCSPDYAYGASGFPAWGIKPNSVLIFEIEVLKAT